The genomic stretch CTTTGTCAACAACTGAAATCCTCTGCGATATAAATCGCTACTGCGTAAGTCCTATAAAATTCACAACTGTCTCTATAAACACAAGACCCAAAGCAATTATCACCAGAGCCATTTAGTTTTAGATTTTTTGGCAGATTTTTTTCACAATCGTTAATACTTTTGGGGTAAGCAGATGTTGCGTGATTTTTCACGCAACATCTGCTATACTTCACCGTAAAAAATAGCACATTTTTTTAGGTGAATCATGACAAGAACATCTTCCTGCCACTTACTTGATATGTTAGCAACACTGCCAGATCCACGCAAGCAAAAAGGCAAACGCCATCCCTTGCGATCCATCTTAGGCCTCATCGTCGTCGGACTCATGTGTGGTCAGGGCAGCTACACGGCGATCGCAGCTTGGGCACGCAGGCACCCGTCCCTAACAAAAGCCTTAGGGTTCACACACCCGATATCGCCTTGTGCTGCGACGTTTCATAACCTCCTGAAGCGTCTGAATCCGGTGCGTTTAGAGCAATCCTAACGCAATGGGTCTCTCGGGTGTTTCAAGCGACACCTGAGTTGAAGAGCCGCCTGACAGCCGTTGCG from Candidatus Poribacteria bacterium encodes the following:
- a CDS encoding transposase family protein is translated as MTRTSSCHLLDMLATLPDPRKQKGKRHPLRSILGLIVVGLMCGQGSYTAIAAWARRHPSLTKALGFTHPISPCAATFHNLLKRLNPVRLEQS